A genomic segment from Kiritimatiellia bacterium encodes:
- the rfbB gene encoding dTDP-glucose 4,6-dehydratase — MTTLLVTGGAGFIGSDFVHYLLEESGFPGRVVVFDAFAPGAHAGSLAGLKAQWGGRFELVNADLRDRAAVEWALDKFEVEIICHFAAESHVDRSIAEPKDFITTNILGTFHLLEASRARLGRIRRFHHVSTDEVFGELGPEGAFSEATPYRPSSPYSASKAAADHLVRAWHRTYGLPITISNCSNNYGPRQFPEKLIPLMILNALEGRPLPVYGDGQNVRDWLFVRDHCRAIHAILERGAEGETYCIGGRCEMTNLEVVGRICELLDRLAPPLPGGRPRRSLITFVPDRPGHDRRYAMDCSKIEAELGWRAQTPFSAGLEQTVRWYLEHPEWIAAIRAGRHRDPPPEALRPPAA, encoded by the coding sequence GTGACGACCCTGCTGGTCACCGGCGGCGCCGGATTTATCGGCTCAGATTTCGTCCACTACCTGCTGGAGGAGTCCGGCTTCCCGGGTCGGGTGGTCGTGTTCGACGCGTTCGCGCCGGGCGCGCACGCCGGCAGCCTCGCTGGCCTGAAGGCACAATGGGGCGGCCGTTTCGAACTGGTGAACGCGGACCTCCGCGACCGCGCCGCCGTAGAATGGGCGCTGGACAAGTTCGAGGTGGAGATCATCTGCCATTTCGCCGCGGAATCACACGTGGACCGTTCGATCGCAGAGCCGAAGGACTTCATCACCACGAACATTCTCGGCACGTTCCACCTCCTTGAGGCGAGCCGTGCCCGTCTCGGGCGAATTCGGCGTTTTCATCACGTCAGCACCGACGAAGTGTTCGGGGAACTCGGCCCGGAGGGTGCGTTTTCGGAAGCAACGCCCTATCGACCCAGCAGCCCCTACTCCGCCTCGAAGGCGGCTGCCGACCACCTCGTGCGTGCATGGCATCGCACATATGGACTTCCGATCACAATCTCCAATTGCTCAAACAACTACGGGCCGCGCCAGTTTCCAGAAAAACTGATCCCGCTGATGATCCTGAACGCTCTCGAGGGCCGTCCACTCCCAGTGTATGGCGACGGCCAGAACGTCCGCGACTGGCTGTTCGTGCGCGACCACTGCCGTGCGATCCACGCGATTCTGGAACGCGGCGCTGAGGGGGAGACCTACTGCATTGGCGGCCGCTGCGAGATGACCAACCTCGAGGTGGTCGGGCGGATCTGTGAGCTGCTCGACCGGCTGGCGCCACCCCTGCCGGGGGGACGCCCGCGGCGGTCGCTGATCACGTTCGTTCCCGATCGGCCGGGCCATGACCGCCGCTACGCGATGGACTGCTCCAAGATCGAAGCGGAGCTCGGCTGGCGCGCGCAAACCCCCTTCTCCGCGGGGCTCGAACAGACGGTGCGCTGGTACCTCGAGCATCCCGAGTGGATCGCCGCGATTCGCGCTGGTCGCCACCGTGATCCGCCGCCCGAGGCGCTGCGCCCCCCGGCGGCCTGA
- a CDS encoding YfhO family protein, with product MSTSDPSDRGVETSGRPWFGVVLLGMFALLAAIALSPVLLRPDRVLDFNDGNIESALSPAYALPGALLRVWDNQFFFGQGGKQFALCSASLGEWLFGPHHYRREAVLLMLTLVAGAVYWTLRQFGIRRAAAAVTAGAVMLSGAVFSFAVLGLTVRGGALGFATLALGFLERGRRRRGWLSYALGGGCLGLAIAETPDIGVFFALALAAAFLWLHWPATPTLLRAWGPLAGRFAVVVASSAALALQTLSVMFATQIEGVQQGAAESPAARYDWATQWSLPPNETWDLVAGTFYGASVRSSAAPYRGRIGRTPGWSPDQPNRGFRNFAMTGYHLGVVPAVLLLAGWLAIGALEPARRRLAVLSLGGAIGCLVLAWGRYTPVYRLVFSLPYLDTIRNPEKWMMPFMLFAALGLGVALDALLQALRAEPAGRTNATAWQRALARAAGTITGLALVLLAGTLIGQDAFRNQMALEGYTPEQIRAAWSTAVGSSIRVLLVASLLSVAARLWRRHGAGARRAAPAVLATLAVVGTADLLTVNRYFVAGRPWRHLLEPNPLTDFVRQQHNTGRFKLLPESHPALNHLRMTYLQAAGCDLFDPVSVSRMPTDYAALFSALQAQPLRLWTLGAIRYVVTLPGGTQQLNQLDGDRGRFREIWSCGMVSTPEGALRLVTGLPVEQQVLRIAEFGGARPKWFFPVRVHALENGADAERRALAVLRSNEFDPLTESVLITSGSPPSIEGTARVVRVLRDEPAAAEIEVECAADTLLVRATRYDPDWRVSVDGAATPLLRVDYLLQGVRIPAGRHRIVWEYRPDPTPLHLAVAGRMAWLLGWVIWLVQERRRHILSA from the coding sequence ATGAGCACTTCCGACCCGTCTGACCGCGGCGTTGAAACTTCCGGCCGGCCATGGTTCGGCGTGGTGCTGCTCGGCATGTTCGCCTTGCTGGCCGCGATCGCGCTCTCGCCGGTGCTGCTGCGTCCGGACCGAGTGCTCGACTTCAACGACGGCAACATCGAGTCGGCGCTGAGTCCGGCCTATGCGCTGCCGGGTGCGCTGCTGCGGGTGTGGGACAACCAGTTCTTTTTCGGCCAGGGCGGCAAGCAGTTTGCGCTCTGCTCCGCCAGCCTCGGCGAGTGGCTGTTCGGCCCGCACCATTACCGACGCGAGGCGGTGCTGCTGATGCTCACGCTGGTGGCCGGCGCGGTGTACTGGACGCTGCGCCAGTTCGGGATTCGCCGCGCCGCCGCCGCGGTCACTGCCGGCGCGGTGATGTTGAGTGGCGCGGTGTTTAGCTTTGCGGTGCTGGGATTGACGGTCCGGGGGGGCGCGCTGGGCTTCGCGACGCTGGCGCTGGGATTCCTCGAACGTGGTCGCCGGCGGCGCGGATGGCTGTCGTACGCGCTCGGCGGGGGGTGCCTCGGACTGGCGATCGCGGAGACGCCGGACATCGGCGTTTTCTTTGCACTGGCGCTCGCCGCCGCGTTCCTGTGGCTGCACTGGCCGGCGACGCCGACCCTGCTGCGGGCGTGGGGGCCGCTGGCTGGACGGTTTGCAGTAGTTGTCGCCTCGAGTGCGGCGCTCGCATTGCAGACGCTGAGTGTGATGTTCGCAACGCAGATTGAGGGTGTGCAGCAGGGCGCGGCAGAATCGCCCGCGGCGCGTTATGACTGGGCGACACAGTGGAGCCTGCCGCCGAACGAAACGTGGGACCTTGTCGCGGGCACCTTTTACGGCGCGAGCGTGCGCTCCAGCGCAGCGCCGTACCGTGGGCGGATCGGCCGCACGCCCGGTTGGTCGCCCGATCAGCCGAATCGCGGCTTCCGCAACTTTGCGATGACCGGCTACCACCTGGGGGTGGTGCCGGCAGTGCTGCTGCTGGCCGGCTGGCTGGCGATCGGCGCGTTGGAACCCGCGCGCCGTCGTCTCGCTGTGCTCTCGCTCGGCGGCGCGATCGGCTGCCTTGTGCTGGCCTGGGGGCGGTACACGCCGGTGTACCGGCTGGTGTTCTCGCTGCCGTACCTCGACACCATCCGCAACCCGGAGAAATGGATGATGCCGTTCATGCTGTTTGCCGCGCTCGGTCTCGGCGTTGCGCTGGACGCGCTCCTGCAGGCGCTCCGCGCGGAACCCGCCGGCCGCACGAACGCGACGGCATGGCAGCGCGCACTGGCCCGCGCCGCCGGCACGATCACCGGACTGGCGCTGGTGTTGCTCGCCGGCACCCTCATCGGCCAGGACGCCTTCCGCAACCAGATGGCGCTCGAGGGCTACACACCGGAGCAGATCCGGGCTGCGTGGTCCACCGCCGTGGGCTCGTCGATCCGCGTGCTGCTGGTCGCCTCGCTGCTCAGCGTCGCGGCCCGACTCTGGCGACGTCACGGCGCGGGCGCCCGCCGTGCCGCGCCCGCGGTGCTTGCCACACTGGCGGTGGTTGGTACGGCGGATCTGCTCACCGTGAACCGCTATTTCGTCGCAGGCCGCCCGTGGCGGCACCTGCTGGAGCCCAACCCGCTCACCGACTTCGTTCGCCAGCAGCACAACACTGGCCGGTTCAAGCTTCTGCCGGAGAGCCATCCGGCGCTCAACCACCTGCGCATGACCTACTTGCAGGCGGCCGGCTGCGACCTGTTCGACCCAGTCAGTGTCTCCCGCATGCCCACCGACTACGCCGCGCTCTTCAGCGCGCTGCAGGCACAGCCACTGCGGCTGTGGACCCTGGGGGCGATTCGCTACGTGGTCACGCTTCCAGGCGGAACACAGCAGCTCAATCAGCTCGACGGCGACCGCGGACGTTTTCGCGAGATCTGGAGCTGCGGCATGGTGTCGACGCCAGAAGGAGCGCTTCGCCTTGTCACCGGGCTGCCGGTGGAGCAACAGGTCCTTCGCATCGCCGAGTTCGGCGGCGCGCGGCCGAAATGGTTTTTCCCAGTGCGCGTGCATGCGCTGGAGAACGGCGCGGATGCGGAGCGCCGAGCGCTCGCTGTGCTGAGATCCAACGAGTTTGATCCGCTCACCGAATCCGTACTGATCACGTCCGGTTCACCGCCCTCGATCGAAGGCACCGCCCGCGTCGTTCGAGTGCTTCGCGACGAGCCGGCGGCAGCGGAGATCGAGGTCGAGTGCGCCGCCGATACGCTGCTGGTTCGGGCGACCCGGTACGACCCGGACTGGCGCGTGAGCGTGGATGGAGCTGCCACCCCGCTGCTGCGGGTGGATTATCTGCTGCAGGGCGTGCGGATTCCCGCCGGCCGCCATCGGATCGTGTGGGAGTACCGCCCCGACCCCACGCCGCTGCATCTGGCGGTCGCCGGCCGAATGGCCTGGCTGCTAGGCTGGGTGATCTGGCTGGTGCAGGAGCGTCGGCGGCACATTCTGTCCGCCTAG
- a CDS encoding TolC family protein has product MRMTGQVPAHVSRGPARRWSAVWVLVSAALPAAGASGVAPLTLDEAIATALAHNRTLAVGQLQVMRRALDVEAAQRQFDPTASPMAQGLGLGSDRQWTLGFQIVQPTRVGTRLNASAAVIEREGTGASERTVSIGVEQPLFRRFGREVHEAALAEGREQYAAERRHWEQQRADLVLRLIECIEVLVRLEAQIGLERERAERLSDLVRLVRLRERQGRSTLADVIRMEQSLEEARARIAELDERREARRRELSDLLGVPLSPDRPLEPPPRLDAPLPTPELAVAIAISNRLDLAQAEADADAARRRGRLAQRRVWPDVSLSVSLRRTLYELDAGAIGEDERTDWFAGFAVDGFPWRAADRIARRQAVLDEIAADEAVAMRRDAIARQVLDALAFCRRAETEAAIAARSRELAEAQLRLVRRLYELGRGDAFALSDGETRYAAATQRAVETASTARLAAYALRHTLGTLVEHPAELKPERR; this is encoded by the coding sequence ATGCGGATGACCGGCCAAGTTCCCGCTCACGTCTCCCGCGGACCCGCACGCCGGTGGTCCGCGGTGTGGGTGCTGGTCAGCGCAGCGCTGCCCGCGGCGGGCGCATCCGGCGTCGCTCCGCTCACGCTGGATGAGGCGATTGCGACCGCGCTTGCGCATAACCGCACGCTCGCCGTCGGCCAGCTGCAGGTGATGCGCCGCGCGCTCGACGTGGAAGCTGCGCAGCGACAGTTCGATCCGACCGCCTCCCCGATGGCTCAGGGCCTGGGGCTGGGTTCGGACCGACAGTGGACGCTCGGGTTCCAGATCGTTCAGCCCACCCGGGTCGGTACGCGTCTGAACGCATCCGCAGCCGTCATCGAGCGCGAGGGAACGGGCGCCAGCGAGCGCACCGTCTCGATCGGTGTCGAACAACCGCTCTTCCGCCGATTCGGTCGGGAGGTGCACGAGGCGGCGCTGGCGGAGGGCCGTGAACAGTACGCGGCGGAGCGACGGCACTGGGAACAGCAGCGCGCAGATCTGGTGCTCCGACTGATCGAATGCATCGAGGTGCTCGTGCGGCTGGAGGCACAGATCGGTCTCGAGCGCGAACGTGCCGAGCGGTTGAGCGACCTGGTGCGGCTGGTCCGACTGCGCGAACGGCAGGGACGCTCGACGCTGGCGGACGTGATCCGGATGGAACAGTCGCTCGAGGAGGCCCGGGCGCGCATCGCCGAACTTGACGAGCGGCGGGAGGCGCGGCGCCGAGAGCTTTCCGATCTGCTCGGCGTACCGCTGTCCCCAGACCGGCCGTTGGAGCCGCCGCCGAGACTGGACGCACCCCTTCCGACGCCGGAGCTTGCCGTCGCGATCGCGATCTCCAACCGTCTTGACCTCGCCCAAGCCGAGGCCGACGCCGATGCCGCACGCCGTCGCGGCCGGCTCGCGCAGCGCCGGGTTTGGCCCGATGTTTCGCTGAGCGTTTCGCTGCGCCGCACGCTTTACGAGCTGGACGCGGGCGCGATCGGCGAGGACGAACGAACCGACTGGTTCGCCGGTTTTGCGGTGGACGGTTTTCCCTGGCGCGCCGCGGATCGTATCGCGCGCCGTCAGGCCGTGCTGGATGAGATCGCCGCGGACGAGGCGGTGGCAATGCGTCGCGATGCGATTGCGAGGCAGGTGCTGGACGCGCTCGCCTTCTGCCGACGCGCGGAGACGGAGGCGGCGATCGCCGCACGCAGTCGGGAACTGGCCGAGGCCCAGTTGAGGCTTGTGCGCCGGCTTTACGAACTTGGTCGGGGTGATGCGTTCGCACTGTCGGACGGCGAAACGCGCTATGCGGCCGCCACGCAGCGAGCGGTGGAAACGGCGTCCACCGCCCGACTGGCGGCCTACGCGCTGCGCCACACGCTGGGGACGCTCGTCGAGCACCCCGCCGAACTGAAACCGGAGCGCCGCTGA
- a CDS encoding efflux RND transporter periplasmic adaptor subunit, with protein sequence MVRRVIFGVLAAVAAVSGLRLWLRLPGAGASRPAPLADTATVAEERFELWVPLEGRLAARRVVSIASRLPGGATIVELVPDGARVRAGDLLVKFDSFSVEADLARAERECAAAERELRLLETVTLPAELRETELAVEQLRDELATATRNRDDTAELAREQLASAGEVERENRRVEALRRQLVHAEWKLALARDHSHPLRLADARDKLRALESERNRLRDQLAMCTVTAPCDGEVVHLPVTVGTELRTVRVGDTVYRNQEFLCIPDPAEWVVRCEVAEPDLPRVRPGRAVRATFPAWPELTLTGEVESVSAMAQPAAGAAGRRVFPAIIRLDGGRPELRSGLSVRVAVLAELRECARVIPRAAVRWERGQPYCRLVTTGGTRRQPIVLGPADDERAVVLDGLSPGDRILW encoded by the coding sequence ATGGTGCGTCGCGTCATCTTTGGGGTGCTCGCGGCGGTGGCGGCCGTCAGCGGGCTGCGCCTGTGGTTGCGCCTGCCTGGCGCGGGCGCCTCCCGGCCGGCGCCCCTGGCGGACACCGCGACCGTCGCAGAGGAAAGGTTCGAACTCTGGGTGCCGTTGGAGGGGCGGCTGGCCGCCCGGCGCGTGGTTTCCATCGCATCACGTCTGCCCGGAGGTGCGACGATCGTCGAGCTGGTGCCGGACGGTGCGCGCGTGCGCGCCGGTGACCTGCTCGTAAAGTTCGACAGTTTTTCGGTCGAGGCCGACCTCGCACGGGCGGAGCGGGAATGTGCGGCCGCGGAGCGGGAACTGCGATTGTTGGAAACCGTCACGTTGCCGGCGGAGCTGCGCGAGACGGAGCTAGCGGTGGAACAGCTACGCGATGAGCTGGCGACGGCGACCCGCAACCGCGACGACACCGCCGAACTGGCGCGCGAACAGCTGGCGTCGGCCGGCGAGGTGGAGCGGGAAAACCGGCGGGTGGAGGCGCTTCGCCGTCAGCTTGTCCACGCGGAGTGGAAGCTGGCGCTGGCGCGCGACCACTCGCACCCACTGCGGCTGGCCGACGCACGCGACAAGCTCCGCGCACTGGAGTCCGAGCGAAACCGGCTTCGCGATCAGCTCGCGATGTGTACCGTCACCGCACCCTGCGACGGCGAGGTCGTTCACCTGCCGGTCACCGTCGGCACGGAGCTGCGCACCGTTCGCGTGGGCGACACCGTCTACCGCAACCAAGAATTTCTGTGCATCCCGGATCCCGCCGAATGGGTGGTGCGCTGCGAGGTGGCCGAGCCGGATCTTCCACGCGTGCGGCCGGGGCGCGCTGTGCGCGCAACGTTTCCCGCGTGGCCGGAGTTGACGCTGACCGGCGAGGTCGAGTCGGTGTCGGCGATGGCGCAGCCCGCGGCGGGCGCCGCGGGCCGCCGCGTGTTCCCGGCGATCATCCGGCTCGACGGCGGCCGGCCGGAGCTTCGCAGCGGGCTGAGCGTGCGCGTTGCAGTGCTGGCGGAGCTGCGCGAATGCGCCCGGGTCATCCCGCGCGCAGCGGTCCGCTGGGAACGCGGACAGCCCTACTGCCGGCTGGTCACCACGGGAGGGACGCGGCGGCAGCCGATCGTGCTGGGGCCGGCCGATGATGAACGCGCGGTGGTGCTGGACGGGCTCTCGCCGGGGGACCGCATCCTGTGGTGA
- a CDS encoding ABC transporter ATP-binding protein: protein MSAAVLRCAGVAKSFGAGEHRVTVLHDLSFEVHRGEMVAIAGPSGAGKTTLLHLAALLDVPDRGDIEIEGRPTRHCAERERAALRAGRIGIIFQRFHLLPHRSALENVVFRFRYTATPLSEARRRAAELLERIGLAPSARTPARLLSGGEMQRVAIARALVLRPALLLADEPTGNLDPGAAARVIALLDEARRDGAAVLLATHNPGWLPRCDRVIRLPESAAPDRAPT, encoded by the coding sequence GTGAGCGCCGCGGTGCTTCGCTGTGCGGGCGTCGCGAAATCGTTCGGTGCGGGCGAGCATCGCGTCACGGTGCTGCACGATCTCTCGTTTGAGGTGCACCGCGGCGAGATGGTCGCGATCGCGGGCCCGTCGGGCGCGGGTAAGACCACGCTGTTGCATCTGGCCGCGCTGCTCGACGTACCGGACCGTGGCGACATCGAGATTGAGGGGCGTCCCACGCGCCACTGCGCCGAGCGGGAGCGGGCAGCGCTGCGCGCCGGCCGCATCGGGATCATCTTTCAGCGATTTCATCTGCTCCCGCACCGCAGCGCCCTCGAGAACGTCGTGTTCCGATTCCGTTACACCGCGACGCCCTTGAGCGAGGCGCGCCGCCGGGCCGCCGAGCTGCTCGAACGCATCGGCCTAGCGCCGTCGGCGCGGACGCCCGCCCGGCTGCTGTCCGGAGGAGAAATGCAGCGCGTCGCGATCGCGCGCGCGCTGGTGCTGCGGCCCGCACTGCTGCTGGCCGACGAGCCGACCGGTAACCTCGACCCCGGCGCGGCCGCCCGCGTGATCGCGCTGCTGGACGAAGCGCGGCGCGACGGCGCCGCCGTGCTGCTGGCGACCCACAATCCCGGCTGGTTACCTCGTTGCGACCGCGTGATTCGGTTGCCGGAGAGCGCCGCACCGGACCGCGCACCGACATGA
- a CDS encoding ABC transporter permease, which translates to MSALVRYLVDLFDGLRSRPARALGEVVGLAVGWMSVTVSLSIGMELRTLTRRLEHEFGLDVAALLLGGGAQADRALLEQFRAACRDAVWAGLAVRPAEVDSSASPGAPAIVLADEEFFRLGACVMREGRAFDAADLAARQPVAVLTEGASAALGWRVREGRPLRDGRLWTAAGIVAADTGPAAAVLPPAAVLLPWTSWAEPEEAQRVDRVVVRAPDAGRLACAIARATQLLDEPDRAGWPRLWITADLLRERVARWQRAAALASAALGALALLLGAIAMAGRLGSEVRHRTPEIGVRRAIGAMPAHIAALFIGEAVALNLLAAVVGGLLAMGIAAAAGAAGIRLPPPGAAAIALVGGLSLPTAAVVAWLPARRAARIPPAEALREE; encoded by the coding sequence ATGAGCGCACTTGTTCGTTACCTCGTTGATCTCTTCGACGGGCTTCGAAGCCGGCCCGCGCGCGCGCTCGGCGAGGTTGTCGGGTTGGCCGTCGGCTGGATGTCGGTGACGGTGAGCCTTTCGATCGGCATGGAGCTGCGCACGCTGACCCGGCGGCTGGAACATGAATTTGGACTCGACGTTGCGGCGCTGCTGCTGGGTGGGGGCGCACAGGCGGATCGAGCCCTGCTGGAACAGTTTCGTGCCGCCTGTCGCGACGCGGTGTGGGCTGGCCTGGCGGTGCGGCCGGCCGAGGTGGACAGCAGCGCGTCCCCGGGCGCGCCGGCGATTGTGCTGGCGGACGAGGAGTTCTTCCGTCTCGGCGCCTGCGTGATGCGCGAGGGCCGCGCGTTCGACGCGGCGGATCTGGCGGCGCGGCAGCCCGTTGCGGTGCTGACCGAAGGGGCGAGCGCGGCGCTGGGGTGGCGTGTGCGCGAGGGCCGTCCGCTCCGAGACGGTCGCCTGTGGACCGCAGCGGGCATTGTGGCGGCGGATACGGGCCCGGCGGCGGCGGTCCTCCCGCCCGCGGCGGTGCTGCTGCCGTGGACGTCGTGGGCGGAGCCGGAGGAGGCGCAGCGGGTGGACCGGGTCGTGGTGCGCGCGCCCGATGCCGGACGGCTGGCTTGCGCCATCGCGCGGGCCACCCAGCTGCTCGACGAGCCCGATCGCGCCGGCTGGCCGCGCCTTTGGATCACCGCGGATCTCTTGCGGGAACGGGTCGCCCGCTGGCAGCGCGCCGCCGCGCTCGCCAGCGCCGCGCTGGGAGCATTGGCGCTGTTGTTGGGTGCGATCGCCATGGCCGGGCGGCTGGGCAGCGAGGTGCGGCATCGCACGCCGGAGATCGGAGTCCGGCGCGCGATCGGCGCCATGCCCGCTCACATCGCGGCGCTATTCATCGGGGAGGCGGTCGCACTGAACCTGCTCGCGGCGGTGGTCGGTGGGCTGCTTGCGATGGGGATCGCGGCGGCGGCCGGCGCGGCCGGCATCCGGTTGCCGCCCCCCGGCGCGGCCGCGATCGCGCTGGTCGGCGGCCTCAGCCTGCCGACCGCCGCGGTCGTGGCCTGGCTGCCGGCGCGGCGAGCCGCCCGCATCCCGCCTGCGGAAGCTCTCCGCGAGGAATAG
- a CDS encoding rod shape-determining protein yields MLSRILGLFSSDIGIDLGTANTLVFVKDRGIVLREPSVVAIQAGTNRVLAVGDEAKRMLGRTPGSIVAIRPLKAGVIADFEITEAMLRYFIRKVHGRRKWVRPRVIVAVPSGITEVEKRAVKDSATHAGAREVYLIEEPMAAAIGVGLPVQEPAGNMIVDIGGGTTEVALISLAGIVFSRSVRVGGDEMDEAIVQYMKRVYNLMIGERTAEEIKIRIGSAYALEEEMTMEVKGRDLIAGLPKTLTITSQEIREALQEPVTTIVEAVRTALERCPPELAADLVDRGIVLAGGGSLLRGIDKLIAEQTGLPVHRADDPMSAVAEGTGVVLNELNILRKVARSEAV; encoded by the coding sequence ATGCTCAGTCGAATTTTAGGTTTGTTCTCATCGGATATCGGCATTGATTTGGGCACGGCCAACACCCTGGTCTTCGTGAAGGATCGGGGCATCGTGCTGCGGGAGCCCTCGGTGGTGGCCATCCAGGCGGGGACCAACCGGGTGTTGGCAGTGGGTGACGAAGCCAAGCGCATGTTGGGCCGCACGCCCGGCAGCATCGTCGCGATCCGGCCGTTGAAGGCGGGGGTGATCGCCGATTTTGAGATCACCGAGGCGATGCTCCGGTATTTCATCCGGAAGGTTCACGGGCGCCGCAAATGGGTGCGCCCGCGGGTGATCGTCGCGGTTCCTAGCGGAATTACGGAGGTGGAGAAGCGCGCCGTGAAAGACTCGGCCACCCATGCCGGCGCGCGCGAAGTCTACCTGATTGAAGAGCCGATGGCGGCGGCGATCGGAGTGGGGCTCCCGGTGCAGGAGCCCGCCGGGAACATGATCGTGGATATCGGCGGCGGCACGACTGAGGTCGCGCTGATCTCGCTGGCTGGGATCGTGTTCAGTCGCAGCGTCCGAGTCGGCGGAGACGAAATGGACGAGGCGATCGTCCAGTACATGAAGCGGGTCTACAACCTGATGATCGGCGAGCGCACCGCGGAGGAAATCAAGATCCGGATCGGCTCCGCCTACGCGCTGGAAGAGGAAATGACCATGGAGGTGAAGGGCCGCGACCTGATCGCGGGCCTCCCGAAGACGCTCACGATCACCTCGCAGGAAATCCGCGAGGCGCTGCAGGAACCGGTGACCACCATCGTGGAGGCGGTGCGCACCGCGCTGGAACGCTGCCCGCCCGAGCTGGCCGCGGACCTGGTGGATCGTGGCATCGTGCTGGCTGGTGGTGGGTCGCTGTTGCGCGGCATTGACAAGCTCATCGCCGAGCAAACCGGCCTGCCGGTTCACCGCGCGGACGATCCGATGAGCGCGGTCGCCGAGGGGACCGGTGTGGTACTGAACGAGCTGAACATCCTGCGCAAGGTCGCCCGCTCCGAGGCTGTCTGA
- the mreC gene encoding rod shape-determining protein MreC produces the protein MVRRGGFLIWIVLLAALLAIVNLPMPAARAVKAGVREFLAPLHALIARTSVHLRESLSAIRGIGGLAAENRALQEEMLRLRLEMRALQAAAAENAELRELVGFRQRAGHRLVAAEVIARESSGWWQSLRLDRGRRDGLRPDLPVVTPDGIVGRILDVSDHTADVLLISDPSCRVSVRLPRTDSHGVLRGTGMRWDGQIVCRVDFLHPRHTIRPGDEVVTSGLGGVFPPNLPVGTVLSAQRDASGLYRQAEVLPRADLGRIRRAFVLTDGSSPPAKEGRHP, from the coding sequence ATGGTGCGACGTGGCGGATTTCTGATTTGGATTGTGCTGCTGGCGGCGCTGCTGGCGATCGTGAACCTTCCGATGCCGGCCGCCCGCGCGGTGAAGGCGGGCGTCCGCGAGTTCCTTGCGCCGCTCCACGCGCTGATCGCCCGCACGTCGGTGCACCTGCGGGAATCGCTGAGCGCAATCCGCGGCATCGGCGGCCTTGCGGCGGAAAACCGGGCGCTGCAGGAGGAGATGCTGCGGCTGCGCCTCGAGATGCGCGCGCTGCAGGCGGCCGCCGCCGAGAACGCGGAGCTGCGCGAACTGGTGGGGTTCCGCCAGCGCGCCGGTCACCGCCTCGTCGCCGCGGAAGTGATCGCGCGGGAAAGCAGCGGCTGGTGGCAGTCGTTACGGCTCGATCGCGGCCGTCGCGACGGTCTGCGGCCGGATCTGCCGGTCGTCACGCCAGATGGCATCGTCGGCCGAATCCTGGATGTTTCCGACCACACCGCAGACGTGCTGCTGATCAGCGACCCGAGTTGCCGCGTTTCGGTGCGACTGCCGCGCACCGATTCCCACGGCGTTCTGCGCGGCACCGGCATGCGATGGGACGGCCAGATCGTCTGCCGCGTGGACTTCCTTCATCCCCGCCACACGATCCGCCCGGGCGACGAGGTGGTGACGTCCGGTCTGGGCGGCGTATTTCCTCCGAACCTGCCCGTGGGCACGGTGCTGTCCGCTCAGCGGGACGCCTCCGGCCTCTATCGCCAAGCGGAGGTGCTGCCCCGCGCGGACCTCGGGCGAATCCGGCGCGCATTCGTCCTGACCGACGGTTCCTCACCGCCGGCGAAGGAGGGACGACACCCGTGA
- the mreD gene encoding rod shape-determining protein MreD — protein sequence MSTAGALLLLFAGGVLQAVMPAPAMAGQTPIPLLVALVVHYALTRRRPFALAVAVAAGLVQDALGLVPLGVSSAAFAVVALLAGRYREEVFEFRTATHVAIGAIAAPAATLLTALLLAALGQLSVGSLQVLLKLAGAAVLGAFVTPVVAESAARFERHIGASPEGRR from the coding sequence GTGAGCACGGCCGGCGCCTTGCTCTTGCTGTTTGCGGGCGGTGTGCTGCAGGCGGTGATGCCCGCGCCGGCGATGGCCGGCCAAACGCCCATCCCGCTGCTCGTCGCGCTCGTCGTGCACTACGCGCTCACTCGACGCCGACCGTTCGCCTTGGCGGTCGCGGTCGCCGCCGGGCTGGTGCAGGACGCGCTCGGCCTCGTCCCGCTGGGCGTCTCCTCCGCCGCCTTCGCGGTGGTCGCGTTGCTGGCCGGACGCTACCGGGAAGAGGTGTTCGAGTTTCGCACCGCCACGCACGTCGCGATCGGCGCAATTGCAGCCCCCGCGGCGACGCTGCTGACTGCACTGCTGCTCGCCGCGCTGGGCCAGCTTTCCGTCGGGAGCCTCCAAGTGCTGTTGAAACTGGCCGGTGCGGCAGTGCTTGGCGCGTTCGTCACGCCGGTCGTCGCGGAATCGGCCGCGCGGTTCGAGCGTCACATCGGCGCATCACCGGAGGGTCGGCGATGA